From Malassezia restricta chromosome VIII, complete sequence, the proteins below share one genomic window:
- a CDS encoding DnaJ subfamily A member 5, producing the protein MGARQSSEAAEDDNGFIDYYELLEVELNDSADVIRKAYRRLALRLHPDKNPGREEEANKKFIRLQEAYDVLIDDHERAWYDKNRDRLMYGVEEDEQEEDVDAKCRYFKSGGEAPKATSMAPGIGVPHLLRFHSPSLTKDTSDSNTSFYGTFRRLFERLADEDRIAAPYPGEDRTSDMADPWRDDAAMYPSFGHPDTPYVPTLPSNELSCVRAFYQFWSQFSSRKSFAWKDLHDTRQAKDRRLKRILEKENKRARDSARREYNEAIHGLVTFIRRRDPRVKAYHAQQQSKTASKPNEEWLRAEALRIQNEKRAQAASFQAQSWQITSEPEDDDFVDDFGSGSSMDDEVSDEPFWDCVACHKRFLSEAAWSNHERSKKHKKEVERLKREMLEEDLELAEEIDEMEPSMTELNIHDTVEENVSASRKKDKKKKKQQMKMQAAVEEPDPPTPPDFAFSKEKERMENLGKMLPHLAQLPVYQERPEGSFDIFGYGSILFKPPPHVISYTPGYIQGYVRRFAQHSEDHRGTPERPGRVVTLVSAEHWHSLPNADEAPEGDIVWGISYTIDPVHADEVRAYLDHREKNGYTAMWEPIYGFHEDDPQTPRVLVPEALVYVGLPENPAFVGPQPLDELAERIFLSQGPSGRNDEYLFRLADAVRALTPESADHHLFTLEQKVRTLAENTKGTESSKSRRKTRNKVPPGTEICNVCKSTFPSRSKLFAHVREKDHAMAGPVMKSRKNK; encoded by the coding sequence ATGGGCGCACGCCAGTCATCGGAAGCGGCAGAAGACGACAATGGTTTCATTGACTATTATGAACTCTTGGAAGTTGAGCTAAATGACTCTGCCGACGTTATTCGCAAAGCTTATCGGCGACTCGCCTTGCGGCTGCATCCAGACAAAAATCCTGGTcgtgaagaagaagctAACAAGAAATTCATTCGGTTACAGGAAGCGTATGACGTACTTATCGATGACCATGAGCGTGCATGGTATGACAAGAATCGCGACAGGCTTATGTATGGCGTGGAAGAAGATGAACAGGAAGAAGATGTAGATGCAAAATGTCGGTACTTCAAGTCTGGTGGGGAAGCACCCAAAGCAACGTCTATGGCACCAGGGATTGGCGTGCCGCATTTGCTACGATTTCATTCGCCTTCCCTCACGAAAGATACCAGTGACTCAAATACATCTTTTTATGGTACATTCCGGCGGCTATTTGAACGGTTAGCCGACGAAGACAGAATCGCTGCTCCATATCCAGGTGAGGACCGCACAAGCGACATGGCTGATCCATGGCGTGATGACGCAGCTATGTATCCATCTTTTGGACACCCAGATACCCCCTATGTGCCGACTTTGCCCTCGAATGAATTATCATGCGTGCGGGCCTTTTATCAATTCTGGAGTCAATTTTCTAGCCGCAAAAGTTTTGCGTGGAAAGACTTACATGATACTCGACAGGCGAAAGACAGACGTTTGAAACGTATCTTGGAAAAAGAGAACAAACGTGCACGGGATTCTGCTCGGCGCGAATACAACGAAGCCATTCACGGTCTCGTGACGTTCATCCGTCGTCGTGATCCCCGTGTTAAGGCCTATCATGCTCAGCAACAATCCAAGACAGCATCAAAACCGAACGAGGAGTGGCTACGTGCCGAAGCTCTTCGGATTCAGAATGAGAAGCGTGCTCAGGCAGCGTCTTTTCAAGCTCAAAGCTGGCAAATCACATCTGAGCCAGAAGATGACGACTTCGTCGATGACTTTGGCAGTGGCTCCTCGATGGATGATGAGGTCTCAGATGAGCCCTTTTGGGACTGTGTCGCATGTCACAAACGATTTTTGTCAGAAGCAGCATGGTCCAATCATGAACGAAGCAAGAAACACAAAAAGGAAGTAGAGCGATTAAAGCGTGAGATGCTGGAAGAGGACCTTGAACTAGCGGAAGAAATCGATGAGATGGAGCCGTCTATGACTGAACTCAACATCCATGATACTGTCGAAGAGAATGTCTCTGCATCACGAAAAAAAGAcaagaagaaaaagaaacAACAAATGAAAATGCAGGCAGCTGTCGAGGAGCCAGACCCACCAACACCCCCCGATTTTGCGTTCAGCAAAGAAAAAGAGCGTATGGAAAATTTAGGCAAGATGCTGCCACATCTCGCTCAACTTCCTGTATACCAGGAGCGGCCTGAAGGCTCGTTTGACATTTTTGGCTACGGTTCCATCCTCTTCAAGCCGCCTCCGCATGTGATTTCGTATACTCCGGGTTATATTCAAGGATATGTACGCCGTTTTGCTCAGCACTCGGAGGATCATCGCGGCACTCCTGAACGGCCAGGACGTGTCGTGACACTTGTGTCAGCCGAGCACTGGCATAGCCTCCCTAATGCAGATGAGGCGCCGGAAGGTGATATCGTGTGGGGTATCAGCTACACTATTGATCCTGTGCATGCAGACGAAGTGCGCGCCTACCTCGATCACCGCGAGAAAAATGGCTACACGGCTATGTGGGAGCCTATTTATGGCTTTCATGAGGACGATCCTCAAACTCCGCGTGTCCTGGTACCTGAGGCCCTCGTTTATGTTGGTCTGCCAGAAAATCCAGCTTTTGTTGGACCACAACCTTTAGATGAATTGGCTGAACGTATCTTTTTGTCTCAAGGACCAAGTGGACGAAATGACGAATATCTGTTTCGATTAGCAGACGCTGTTCGTGCTCTGACTCCTGAAAGTGCCGATCACCACTTGTTCACATTAGAGCAAAAAGTGCGTACATTGGCAGAGAACACGAAAGGCACAGAATCCTCCAAGTCACGACGCAAGACGAGAAACAAGGTGCCTCCAGGAACAGAAATATGCAACGTATGCAAGTCCACTTTCCCATCGCGTTCGAAACTATTCGCTCATGTCCGGGAAAAAGATCATGCTATGGCGGGACCTGTGATGAAATCACGTAAAAACAAGTAG
- a CDS encoding NADH dehydrogenase (ubiquinone) 1 alpha subcomplex subunit 8, whose amino-acid sequence MATHREAKNPTFSYVEPMPWPKDVPKVDEVGTTSAPLKSIAFFFGQFCKDYTEDFMLCKNEDRNPEHCLKEGRRVTRCAQDLIQKIGEKCGSEWDAHWQCLESNNQEYMPCRKLERPLNKCVLEQLNLVKKIPGSPEGQPQIHEKTNPVISRLQK is encoded by the exons ATGGCGACGCACCGTGAAGCAAAAAACCCGACATTCTCGTATGTCGAGCCTATGCCATGGCCGAAGGATGTCCCCAAAGTTGATGAAGTTGGTACAACCTCTGCTCCTCTGAAGTCAATTGCTTTCTTCTTCGGTCAGTTTTGCAAGGATTATACAGAGGACTTCATGCTTTGCAAGAATGAAGATCGCAACCCTGAGCACTGTCTGAAAGAGGGAAGAAGAGTAACACGCTGCGCCCAAGATTTGATTCAAAAGATTGGGGAAAAATGTGGCAGCGAGTGGGATGCTCATTGGCAATGCCTTGAGAGCAACAACCAG GAATATATGCCGTGCCGAAAGCTCGAACGTCCTCTCAACAAATGTGTTCTTGAGCAACTT AACCTTGTCAAGAAGATTCCAGGCTCTCCAGAAGGCCAGCCCCAGATTCACGAGAAGACAAACCCTGTTATTTCGCGGCTGCAGAAGTAG